Below is a genomic region from Tripterygium wilfordii isolate XIE 37 chromosome 12, ASM1340144v1, whole genome shotgun sequence.
AGAAAGCCAGCTGCACACCAGGATTTCTTTCATTGACACTACTGCCAAACATAATTGAGTTATTGACGCCCTGTGTATTGCTGTTTACATACGCCTTTGTTGCCATCTCTTCTTTTGTCTTTGGATCTTTATGCTTCCCCTTGGATCTTCCTCTTCCTTCCCCATCGGTGGTAGCATCAGGGCTATCTTCTGGGTTGGTTTTATAACCCCGGTGAATGTGGAGTGAACCACCCCTTTTTTTTGCCTGTGAGCCTAAATGCATGGATGCTCCTTTGTTTTCACCGGCAAGGGTCATGACACTAATTGGTTTTTCATCCATTGGCTGCTTTGACTGCTCTGTGGTCAGTTTTTGAACGAACTTAGAAATGTCTTCCTTGATCTCCTTCTGCAGAGGAGCTTGTTCCCCATTGGATAAACTATTCTTTTGAAGGGATTTACTATATGCACTTTTGTCCTTTGGTTGTGTTGTATCAACAGTTTTGATGACTTTTCCATCCAAGGGGGAGGTTGTTATTGTCTTCTTTTTCTCATGGCTTTCTTCTCTAGCTTTTTTCCTCTCATCAGTGTCTTTCAACTTTTCCTCTGCTTTTGTTGGGGCTATTGCTTGCTGTTGTGGAGCTGCTCCAGAATTTGGCGCAATTAATGACCCCGGGCTTGGTGCTTGTGTTGCCTGCGCTGCCTTGACACCTTGTTGTGAGATGGTTTCAACTGGGCTGTCGATTTGGTGTTTTGAGGGAGGTTCAGATGCAGGTGGGGTTTTTGGTTCAGGATCTTTTGGCTTTGGTTCCTCTTTAGATGCAGATGGTGGCAGCTCAGTGGAAATGGGTTGGGGCTGAGGGATATCTTGTGTTGTGGATTCTAATTTCtttgatggagagagttgttggGGAACAGCTCGTGTTGGTCCCCCTGGAGTTGTTGTGCGAGATGGAGAAATGGGTTGTGAGAATGCTCGGTCAACACGCTGAAGCTGCAGGCTTGATGGAAACTTAGGCGGCGAGGGCTGGGAAGCCATGTGAGATGGAGAAGGGGTTGTGGATGCCACCTTTGATTGTTGGGTTGAACGTGATGGCGATTGGGTTTGAGAGGGAGGCTGGGTCTGAGTTGTTGCCCGAGCAGGTGATGGTGGTTGAGAAGTGACTCGAGACTCATTGGTTGCACGAGTTGGTGATGCTGGGACAGAGGCAGTTCTGGTTTGAGTTGTTGCTCGAGAAGGTGATACTGGCAGTGATGTGGTTTGGGATTCAATGGCTGCAGGACGTGGCAGTGCAGTCTGAGGTTCAGGCCTTGGCGGTGCCTGGAACTGTGAAGGCGGGGGCTGTGCTGGGGCTATTCCGGGTGGTCGAAATGGTGGGCGCTGAGGAATGGTGGCTGGCTGAGAAGGGATTTGGGGTTGAACTGTAGGACGAGGGGGCTGGGGTCCAGCAGCAGGACGTGGAGTAGTTGCTGCTGATAACCAAGGGAGACGAAAGCGGAACGGCTGCCTTTGATCTGCCATGGATGGTAAGCTTGAAAAGGGTGATGTTTGGCTGGATTATCTTTGGATGGTGATGCTCAATATCTGATGAGAAAGCTGGTATAAATAAAGTTGGTATTgggttcctaggaaactttttgggttttgtgttgGTTAGTTTCTTCACTTTGAGCTTGCTTCTTTGTCCCCTCTTATGACAAGCCTTAGGTTCCGAGAAATATAGGATTCCTTGGGCAGAGTTTTCCTCTAGCATCTTAAAATAGTTGACTGGAGGCTTTTTTTACATCTTTTTTCTGAACAGTTGCTTGTACTTGAATGTTTAGAAGACTTGGTAAaagccagttttttttttttttttttttttgggaaattttaaTGGCTCTTCCAAGCATATTCTTTGCCCGAACGTGGCTTGGTAAGTATTCCTTTAATTGCATCAACGTGAGCATGACTCATGCTTGATGTTGTTAAATGCACTGCTTGGACATATTTGGTGTGATCGAACAAAGTTTTCGACAAGCTTCTCGTGCTCGAGCTGGCTCGTgttcgttcgataaggtaaaTGAACAGAGTTCGAAAACATTTCTTAAGCTCGTTTTATAGAAGAGCCGAGCTCGAACATTTTTCGTAGTTTGGCTAGTTTATGTCCACAAAAATACTCGTTTTGGTGTTTGCGAACATACTCGTTGTGCGCTCGCGAACATGCGCTAGAGAACTTGCACCACATCTCTTTGATGAATCTTGATGCTCAAAAGAGGTAAATTTGTTAGATTCCCCatgatttttctattttttttgggcctTTTTGAACAAATTTTTCATTACTTTTCAAATAATATAAGTGACTGGAAATGAAGAATTGACATCCACAACCCAATCAGGCATTGTATAAGCCCCACAAGAGAAGCAACCTACATACAGTGCGGAAACTTAAGACAGACAGAAAGAAAGTAATACATTTCCTGTCTCATCATCCAACCAAAAAGGTGCTACTCAAGATATTCTTTCTGACTTCTCATTCAAAACTGCCAACAACGAACATGAACGCGGACTATGCAGTGACTCCAAAATCAAAGCAGGTCCCTATcagttcctagaagtgtaaagTGGGCCGGTACAGCCCACAAGCGTCCCGATGCTTTTGCAGGCTGGCCCGCTTAGAGCCCTAGGGCCGAGTTTTACCGGCCCAGCCTAGAATAAAAATTTGAAAGGAAATGAATATGGCAGGATTCAAACTTGGAAGTATtatttagggcaaatgcaatggtgaactggtattgggccaacaaagatgttgttttttgctgatgtggctgtattgtaaaatgtgttttgcttatgtggctgtattgggataagtgttttgctgatgtggatgtattgatatttaatgttttggtgtagttttgttgtggataatatggaggaatggaatgttgttgggttgggtggaaagagaaagtgtgtgggaagaaaaagtgtatagaaatttgtgttttgctgatgtggctgtattagaatacgtgtttgacttgactttttgtgtaatagaggtgggaccgggccaacaaaaatgttggcccagtaagttgtttctcattgcatttgcccttagaaAACCAAGGCGCAAACAACTACGTCACTATAACATGACTAATATTCTCCTCTTTAATTTGGTTTACGTCACCAGGCGGGCCGGCCAGTTTGGGCCCGGGCCTGCTGTGTATAAACACTTTTGTGGGCCAGACACCCGGCCCAACCCTCTAAGAGTTGATGTGCGGGGCCCAGAAGGTCCAGTTTAACACCTCTTATCAGTACCAATCAAACTCTCTGTAAAGCTAATTTCCTCACAGTAAGAGAGGTGATTACCTCTCTATTAAAAACttgctcattttttttttcatcttttggtCACATACGTATTGGCGTATTGCTACTTGTAAAAGACTACATTACGATCGTCATGCAAAGACTTTGGCAATAtagtattatatatttatttatttgtatgcAGTAATTAAATTTTCAGAAAATTTGCATGGATTTTAGAGAATCAGAAGGCCAAAAAAATAGGTAGAAAAATTGCATGGATGTTAGAGAATCAGAAGgccaaaaaaaagtaaaaaatttcgCTATAGGAAGGGGTTGAACCTTCGACCTTGTGGTTAACAGCCACACGCTCTAACCAACTGAGCTACTCCAGCtccttgaaaattttggtaattaAATAGATAAAATGTTATTATGTGATTCCAAACATAACCTTTATTATCAATCATCTTTCTGCTACAACTCCTATTGAGTAAGAGTATTGATTGACATACATAAACTTCACCAAATCTCATTCATCTTTCGTGCTAACTGTATTGGGTAGCAAACACCATTGTTGCTCACGATCATTAAATACCCTAATTGTGAATCAATAACTTTTATGGAGGAGCTTTGAATAGCATTAACGTGGAGAGACATTCTCAAGATTTGCCAATCATTCCCAATTTTTGTTGAACCAAATTTATAAATCATTTACAATAAAACCAAGAAAGCACGGAgacttcgtttttttttttttttttttgtcaaatccaTTGCGATTAGGACATAAGGATTAGGCATTGCAAGCGCCAAGTTAACATGTAAAAAATTCAATCTCAAAACAAATCAAggatattgtccgctctgggTCACATGCCCacatgaatttgtttttcatgagtCATTGCTATTGATTCTTAGACCCAGAGAACATATCATTGTGTGAGAGGTGCATGActtttacttatataccactgAGTTGGTCGGTTAAACAAAGGTTGCATTGTTCAGCCGTCAACCGATACCAACAAGACCATGTTatgataagaagaaaaaaaaaatggaatgtaAATAATTTggcaaataaaaaagataacCAAATACACTGAATGACTTTGTAATGGGCTAGAATCCATAAAATGAGGTCTCAGTGACTTATGCTCTGTTTTCCTAAGCCACACACAAATTTACTTATCAGATTGAACTGCCAGAATATGCTCCAGTGGAATATTAATATTTGAAGGGGGCTTTTATTCGTTTATAGACAATCAAATTCATGTCCCTATCTCAAACAAAAGATGTCATATGATTTGATCCGATTGGCTGCTACATGAGCCTCACGTGTCTATTTCCTTATCTGTTGGAATTCCATTCCAACTAGAGAATTCAATGATGATAAAAGATGTTTGTCCCACATATCTATCCTCATCTCTTGATTCCAACCGAATAGCTTTCTAAACTCAGGCCACCAACCAAGCTCGCTCCACGCTAGTAACAGATAAGACCAAGCCGAAATTAATGCAGGGAGAGCGAGACCGAAATCCACAAAAGAGAGTGATGCAGATTGAGATTAAGATATTTCACAATGATGCAGATTGAGAGAGTTGACTCCACAAAACCTCACATGAGCCTTTGGCAACCCAAAGGCAAAATGACGATTTTCAGGATTTGAATATATGACGAACATGTTACAGATTAGGGGTTCAATATAATCTGAGAATCAAAATAACCAACGCAAATAGGCATACTTTGCATCTTGATTAAGTAATTAACCACTTCTTGCATTTAATCTAATCTATGTAGGAGGTCTAGTCAAGTCAAACCAcaaaggagagaaaaagaaggaattCTTTTAATATAGCATTTGCCTGAGATGATAAGGAATTAAGGATTGTATATATATCGAAGATTTGATGTATTTTAATGAGATTCCAAGCGCATTTACCTGAATGCGCCATGCATGAACCAGTCCCTCCCTCCCCCAAGCATCATCGTACTTTCTCAAGCAGAAGACCAAAGACATGCATAAAATGGGATGTggactcttctttttttctttaatttttttttaaatcgagGAATCACTTATTTCAACATGTTTTTCGAATAACTGAGTGGACGTAAACCTTGGAGTGCTAGAACAACGACATGTAAGATTAAGCCGAAACCCATGTAGGTTAGGGACTCGAAAGTGGAACAAGCCCACGAAACCAGGATTCCATGAGGAAATATCATGATTGATTGGTTCGAATTCTTGACCTCAGACACCATACGTGCTAAATCCTAAAAGATGACCAACTAAACTATCGCCAAGTGGTTGATGTGGgctcataataaaaaaaataaaaaaaacactgtCAGGAGCAGGACCAAGAAGCTTGCTTCCGGAATCACAAAACGTCATGCAACTCTATCAAAAACAATCCTTTATAGTTAAGAAGTCAAGTTACAGTACACAATATTGGAACGTCACACACTGGACTAAGTGGACTTACACAGGACTAAAGCTGAAAAAAGAACCCGCGCATGTGAAAATAATGCCTACAAAAGGTGT
It encodes:
- the LOC120011030 gene encoding proteoglycan 4, whose translation is MADQRQPFRFRLPWLSAATTPRPAAGPQPPRPTVQPQIPSQPATIPQRPPFRPPGIAPAQPPPSQFQAPPRPEPQTALPRPAAIESQTTSLPVSPSRATTQTRTASVPASPTRATNESRVTSQPPSPARATTQTQPPSQTQSPSRSTQQSKVASTTPSPSHMASQPSPPKFPSSLQLQRVDRAFSQPISPSRTTTPGGPTRAVPQQLSPSKKLESTTQDIPQPQPISTELPPSASKEEPKPKDPEPKTPPASEPPSKHQIDSPVETISQQGVKAAQATQAPSPGSLIAPNSGAAPQQQAIAPTKAEEKLKDTDERKKAREESHEKKKTITTSPLDGKVIKTVDTTQPKDKSAYSKSLQKNSLSNGEQAPLQKEIKEDISKFVQKLTTEQSKQPMDEKPISVMTLAGENKGASMHLGSQAKKRGGSLHIHRGYKTNPEDSPDATTDGEGRGRSKGKHKDPKTKEEMATKAYVNSNTQGVNNSIMFGSSVNERNPGVQLAFSHNFAEPSRYSSKPEPLETSKAEFNITPAEKLTYAPTVRRRCLRGLFMESSDSEPDNPDKPRRHGCRYNCSAKKKDEEIAIL